GGCCGTCCCGATGCCGTAGCGTCAGCGTATTCGCTCTACGACTACAGGATTGCGGGCGCGCTGGGCGGCGAAGAAGCACTCGAGTCATTGCGCCAAAGGGCGGCATCACACGGCGTTCGGCTGGCCGCGGACATGGTTCCAAACCACATGGGAATCACCTCAGAATGGGTCAAAAACAATCCGGAATGGTTCCTCTCAGTAGACCACCCACCATTCCCTAGCTACTCGTTTCACGGCGAGAATCTAAGCCACGAACCAGAATTCGGGGTTCAGATCGAAGACCATTATTACGACCAGACCGATGCTGCTGTGGTCTTCAAACATATGGACCACCGAACGGGGCAAACGCGCTACATCTACCACGGCAACGACGGCACCTCGTTTCCATGGAATGATACCGCGCAGCTTGATTTCCTGAATCCTGAGGCCCGCGAGGCCGTAATCCGCACTATCATCGACGTGGCGCGAAAGTTTCCCATCATCCGATTTGATGCGGCGATGACGCTTGTCAGAAAGCACGTGCAACGCCTTTGGTATCCACCGCCTGGCCACGGTGGCGCTATCCCCTCACGCTCGCAATTTGGGGTTTCGCAGGAGGAGTTCGACCGTCGGATGCCCATGGAATTCTGGCAAGAAGTCGTAGACCGCATCCAGGCCGAAGCCCCCGATACCCTTTTGCTCGCCGAGGCATTTTGGATGCTCGAGGGGTACTTTGTGAGAACGCTCGGCATGCACCGCGTCTACAATTCGGCGTTTATGCATATGCTTCGCGACGAGGATAACGCCGGTTACCGAAAGCTCATGCGAGACACGCTGGCTTTCGACCCTGAGGTGCTTAAACGTTATGTGAACTTCATGAATAATCCGGACGAAGACACGGCGGTCAATCAGTTCGGCAAGGGCGATAAGTACTTTGGTGTGGCCGTGCTCATGGCCACCATGCCAGGACTTCCGATGCTTGGGCATGGTCAGCTCGAGGGCTTTACCGAAAAGTACGGTATGGACTTTAGGCGCCCGCTTCTCAACGAGCTCCCCGATAAAGGCCTGTTGGCCCACCACGAGCGCGTTTTGATTCCGCTCCTTCACCGACGAAGGCTCTTCGCGGAGGTGGCTCATTTTGCGCTTTATGACGTCTTTAATCCGCAAGGTGGGCTCGAGCAGAACGTCTTTGCCTACTCAAACATGTTGCCCAATGAACACGGGCTAGAGAGGGCGTTGGTGATCTACCATAATCGCTATGCGGAGGTACGGGGCTATGTGGATCGTGGCGTGTCGGAGTCAGGCGGGCGGCTCGTAGACCACCTGCAGCTCCCGGCCTATGGAGTGGTGAGATTCCGCGATCAAATCTCCGGTGAGTGGTTCCTTAGAACTGCGGAGTTGCTACACAGGCACGGGCTCTATGTAGAGCTCGGGGCCTATAAGTGCCATGTGTTCTTGGACTGGGGTTTTGAAGATGGGCAAGAATGGTTTGAGCTAGAGTCACATCTTCAAGGACGCTCTACCCCGAGTCTAGACCATGAGTTCGTACTAATGCGGTACGGAACGTCCCGTACCGCATTGACGTGGCTCCTTGATTCAAACCTCAAAGATTCCGTGGCGCTGAAACGTGAGTTCGAGACTTTGAGTCAAAGCATTTTGAACTACTGGCCCGACGCCGAGCTCACTGAGTTGCCTGCACTCGAGGGCCATTCGCCCGAGGCGAGGCTGGTGGTTTTGGTAGAGTGGCTGGAGGAGTCGGGGGCTAGTGATGTGTGGGAGCGCATGGCACTCGAGGAGTTGACGCCCTTTGGTTCATTGGTCCGTGCCGCGCTCGATATCGACTCCTTAGATGTGTCTTCGTGGCCGTTGCTTGAGTCCGTTCAAGAAGCTTTGAGTGTGCATGAGTTTGAAGGTACCCGTTATTTCGTGGCTCAGAAGGCTGATGGATTCTTAAAGAAGATGCCGGAACTCTTGGGTGTGAAGTCAGCGCTTTGCGGTACGGATCGTAGCGAATTTACCGTTGCGATGGAGGAGTTTGGAAAGGCGCTAGAACAAGCAAGCTACGATTTTGACCAAGTGCGGTTTGATGGTTGAGTCTCGACTAAAACCTACGCGCCGTCAGTTCCTTATTGCGGCTTCGCTCTGCGGCGCTGGCGTGCTCATTACTCGCCGGTTTACGTGTTACGAGGACACCGATTGGACTCCGCTTATGCTCACTACAGCACAAGGGCTTGCGTTGGCCGCGGCGGCCGAGGTGATGGTTCCAGACGGGCCTGGTCCCTCGGGATTGGAAGTGGCAAAGAACGTAGATAGATTCCTGGCGGGCATGCCGCAGAGCACGTTGCGTGAACTCGATGGTCTCTTCCTACTCCTTGAGCACGGCACCCTGATTGGCGGCAGCTTGAGACGGCTCACGGACCTTAGTCCGGAAGATAGACTCGAATTCTTAAATGCCCTTAGTACCCAGACGGGCCTCTTAGGAGATGCGTTTGAGGGGCTGCGCGCCCTGGTCTATTCGGGGTGGTACCAAGACAGAAGAACCTGGGCCGCAATCGGCTACACAGGGCCTTGGATCAACCGCGGGCCTAGGCCGTTGGTGCCCGGCGCTTCGGACGCTGGTGCTTTGGCGAAATGGGTTGCCGGAGAGGGCGCAAGAATGAGGGGGCTTCTGTGATTTTTGATGCCTCAAACCAAAAGCTTCCGCTCAAACTCAAAGTCGGCCTCTGCGTGATTGGGAGCGGGGCAGGGGGAGCTGCGGCGGCCATGGTTGCCGCGGAGGCAGGCATGGATGTGCTGATCATTGAGGCCGGCCCTTTTGTGCCGCCTGGCGTCATGAATCAACGCGAAGAAGATATGATTCCCGCGCTATTAGAGGCGAACGGCGGGCAGACATCTTCAGAC
This Microvenator marinus DNA region includes the following protein-coding sequences:
- a CDS encoding alpha-amylase family glycosyl hydrolase: MPENVLKIPRTTQNRLHLKLQDGFVGLSWTRAQEVSASAKLQAARVYSLAVLDAAMRSLVERWPGSKELQHKPSKNAVEELQSTNAWEVVYWALHRGNRALGELEGLFETQVDLGLEQAEVFADAEGLDEVEGEKLLELLSEPIRLHDDLDAQIAHVLKRWGKYLDPSLKEQLLRSRDYLREAWVGHFGPATAAQAPDFSSLYQHQERFTHDRDWMPSVVLIAKNIYVWLHQLSATYGYRIERLDEVPEAELARLRSQGITGLWMIGLWERSPASRRIKELCGRPDAVASAYSLYDYRIAGALGGEEALESLRQRAASHGVRLAADMVPNHMGITSEWVKNNPEWFLSVDHPPFPSYSFHGENLSHEPEFGVQIEDHYYDQTDAAVVFKHMDHRTGQTRYIYHGNDGTSFPWNDTAQLDFLNPEAREAVIRTIIDVARKFPIIRFDAAMTLVRKHVQRLWYPPPGHGGAIPSRSQFGVSQEEFDRRMPMEFWQEVVDRIQAEAPDTLLLAEAFWMLEGYFVRTLGMHRVYNSAFMHMLRDEDNAGYRKLMRDTLAFDPEVLKRYVNFMNNPDEDTAVNQFGKGDKYFGVAVLMATMPGLPMLGHGQLEGFTEKYGMDFRRPLLNELPDKGLLAHHERVLIPLLHRRRLFAEVAHFALYDVFNPQGGLEQNVFAYSNMLPNEHGLERALVIYHNRYAEVRGYVDRGVSESGGRLVDHLQLPAYGVVRFRDQISGEWFLRTAELLHRHGLYVELGAYKCHVFLDWGFEDGQEWFELESHLQGRSTPSLDHEFVLMRYGTSRTALTWLLDSNLKDSVALKREFETLSQSILNYWPDAELTELPALEGHSPEARLVVLVEWLEESGASDVWERMALEELTPFGSLVRAALDIDSLDVSSWPLLESVQEALSVHEFEGTRYFVAQKADGFLKKMPELLGVKSALCGTDRSEFTVAMEEFGKALEQASYDFDQVRFDG